Proteins from a single region of Candidatus Cloacimonadota bacterium:
- the argF gene encoding ornithine carbamoyltransferase, which translates to MSFDFKGKSLLTLKTLSKEGIAYLILNAIELKKAKKTHTLQKKLEGKNIALLFEKTSTRTRCAFVTAAYNEGAHAEFLGKNDIQFGKKETIEDTARVLGRMFDGIGFRGFEQKTVESLAKYSGVPVWNGLTDLYHPTQILADFMIVQEQFGFLKGVKFAYVGDGRNNVANSLMIGASKMGMDFRIVAPKSLFPQKKLVEECLLFAKDSGAKITITDSVDEGVKGCKVIYTDIWASMGEEDKIAERIALLKLYQVNIDMIKKTENDNTIFMHCLPSFHNLETETVKKYPEICEVTDEVFESKYSRVFDEAENRVWTIQAIMVATL; encoded by the coding sequence ATGTCTTTTGATTTTAAAGGAAAAAGCTTATTAACTCTAAAAACACTATCTAAAGAGGGGATAGCATATTTGATTCTAAATGCTATTGAGTTAAAGAAAGCAAAAAAAACACACACATTACAAAAGAAGCTTGAAGGAAAAAATATCGCTTTGCTTTTTGAGAAAACTTCCACACGAACTCGCTGTGCTTTTGTAACTGCTGCTTATAATGAAGGTGCGCATGCAGAATTCCTTGGAAAGAATGATATTCAATTTGGGAAGAAAGAAACTATTGAGGACACTGCAAGAGTTCTTGGAAGAATGTTTGATGGTATTGGTTTTCGCGGATTTGAACAAAAAACAGTGGAATCTCTTGCAAAATATTCTGGAGTTCCAGTTTGGAATGGACTTACTGACCTTTATCATCCAACACAAATTTTAGCAGATTTTATGATTGTGCAGGAACAATTTGGTTTTTTAAAAGGTGTAAAATTCGCTTATGTCGGTGATGGAAGAAATAATGTCGCAAATTCATTAATGATTGGTGCATCAAAAATGGGTATGGACTTTCGTATTGTGGCTCCAAAATCATTGTTCCCACAAAAAAAACTCGTTGAAGAATGCCTATTATTTGCAAAAGATAGCGGTGCAAAGATAACTATTACTGATTCTGTAGATGAGGGTGTGAAAGGTTGTAAAGTAATTTATACAGACATCTGGGCTTCTATGGGCGAAGAGGATAAAATTGCAGAAAGAATTGCTCTCCTAAAACTATATCAGGTTAATATTGATATGATAAAGAAAACAGAAAATGATAATACGATATTTATGCATTGCTTGCCTTCCTTTCATAATCTTGAAACAGAAACAGTAAAGAAATATCCAGAAATTTGCGAGGTAACAGATGAAGTCTTTGAAAGTAAATATTCCAGAGTTTTTGACGAAGCAGAAAACCGTGTTTGGACAATCCAAGCAATTATGGTGGCAACTCTATGA
- a CDS encoding phosphatase PAP2 family protein, giving the protein MKKKIVYCIFIFLLLFNFLQADEWKLSYKLDVPIIISSLGLDLSANSYKRTIDGLSYDKIKELDKNKIFVLDRFAADLYDLNLKKVSDYTVYTNFLIPIGTSLLIDKENFLSDMVIYGETMYLQAGITKWCKFLTKRNRPYTYNDQADSSRKKNRDARFSFPSMHTTTAFSAAVFGSYLYQERGGQYPTIFWIVNLSLATATGVLRIASGDHFPTDIIGGAMIGSAFGYLIPTLHRAKDSKVSFHFTGNSIFLSMKI; this is encoded by the coding sequence GTGAAGAAGAAAATAGTCTATTGTATATTTATTTTCTTGCTTTTATTTAATTTCCTCCAAGCAGATGAGTGGAAATTATCATACAAATTAGATGTCCCGATTATTATCTCCTCTTTGGGTTTAGATTTATCTGCCAATTCATATAAAAGAACGATTGATGGGCTTTCATACGATAAAATCAAGGAATTGGACAAAAATAAGATTTTCGTTTTAGATAGATTTGCCGCAGATTTATATGATTTGAATTTGAAAAAAGTAAGCGATTATACCGTTTATACCAACTTTCTAATCCCAATTGGAACCTCACTTCTTATTGATAAAGAGAATTTTCTTTCAGATATGGTTATTTATGGTGAGACAATGTACTTACAAGCTGGTATAACCAAATGGTGTAAGTTTTTAACAAAAAGGAATCGTCCATATACATATAATGACCAAGCAGATAGTTCAAGAAAAAAAAATCGTGATGCAAGATTTTCTTTTCCATCTATGCATACCACAACAGCATTTTCAGCAGCAGTTTTTGGCTCATATCTATATCAGGAGAGAGGTGGACAGTATCCAACTATTTTTTGGATTGTGAATCTTTCTTTAGCAACAGCAACAGGCGTCTTACGAATTGCAAGTGGAGACCACTTTCCAACAGATATTATCGGAGGAGCAATGATTGGCTCTGCTTTTGGATATTTGATTCCAACCCTGCATAGAGCAAAAGATTCAAAAGTATCTTTTCATTTTACAGGAAATTCTATTTTTCTATCAATGAAAATATAG
- a CDS encoding KpsF/GutQ family sugar-phosphate isomerase, translated as MDVKNNIIEILKKEARAILEISEKVDDNVNKAIELIMNCKGKIVITGIGKTGIIGRKISATLASTGTPSIYLHPAEGIHGDLGMVDCKDVVVMISNSGETQELIDIIPFFKKHQNGIICLTSNCKSTLAKLSDAIIYIGVPKDFEPLGLVPMASTTTALSMGNALATIVLRKKNFQKDDFALLHPGGIIGKRLLLKVNDIMHSKDENPVIDSHKKLKDAILVMTSKGLGCVSIIDDSGKLVGIITDGDLRRILQKYDNPLELEVNLLMTKNPKSITQNSLCINALNLMEEYAITMIPVVDNDNKPIAMIHMHDLIKAGLV; from the coding sequence ATGGATGTAAAAAACAATATTATAGAAATTCTAAAGAAAGAAGCACGAGCAATATTAGAAATTTCAGAAAAGGTGGATGATAATGTAAATAAAGCTATTGAGCTGATTATGAATTGTAAAGGAAAAATAGTTATAACTGGTATAGGAAAAACAGGGATAATTGGTCGTAAGATTTCTGCAACTCTGGCGAGCACGGGAACTCCATCAATATACCTTCATCCTGCAGAAGGAATACATGGTGATCTTGGAATGGTAGATTGCAAAGATGTTGTTGTTATGATTTCTAATAGTGGAGAAACTCAAGAACTAATTGATATTATTCCGTTCTTCAAAAAGCATCAGAACGGCATTATCTGTTTGACAAGTAATTGTAAATCTACCTTAGCAAAATTGAGTGATGCTATCATTTATATTGGGGTGCCAAAGGATTTTGAACCATTAGGATTAGTGCCAATGGCAAGCACCACAACCGCTCTTTCTATGGGTAATGCTCTTGCTACAATTGTCCTTAGAAAGAAGAATTTTCAGAAAGATGACTTTGCTCTTCTTCATCCAGGTGGTATAATTGGTAAGAGATTGCTCCTAAAAGTTAATGATATTATGCATTCTAAAGATGAAAATCCGGTAATTGATTCTCATAAAAAACTTAAAGATGCAATTCTTGTTATGACTTCAAAGGGGCTTGGATGTGTGAGTATTATTGATGACTCTGGAAAATTGGTTGGTATAATAACAGATGGCGATTTGCGTAGAATCTTGCAAAAATATGATAATCCATTGGAGTTAGAAGTTAATCTGCTGATGACAAAAAATCCAAAATCTATTACACAAAATAGTTTGTGCATAAATGCTCTCAATTTAATGGAAGAATATGCAATTACTATGATACCTGTTGTTGATAATGATAATAAACCTATTGCAATGATTCATATGCACGACTTGATAAAAGCTGGTTTGGTTTAA